One Mycobacterium marseillense DNA window includes the following coding sequences:
- a CDS encoding protein kinase domain-containing protein produces the protein MAQAHPPGRAGPRRPRAEAGTADPLDNALLDGRYLIQAKIASGGTSTVYRGLDTRLDRPVAVKVMDSRYAGDEQFLTRFQREARTVARLKDPGLVAVYDQGADARHPFLVMELIEGGTLRELLGERGPMPPYAVAAVLRPVLGGLAAAHRAGLVHRDVKPENVLISDDGEVKIADFGLVRAVAAAGITSTSVILGTAAYLSPEQVRDGDASPRSDVYSAGILAYELLTGHTPFTGDSALSIAYQRLDTDVPPPSASIDGVPVQFDQFVERATARDPAERYADASEMGADLDAIADELALPDFRVPAPRNSAQHRSAALHHSRTDAHPGAPQQPAPVRRPTRQLTRGPEDWPEPPPAQTDAEVDEVDDEDYEYEPVTGEFAGIPISEFVWTRQHNRRMVLVWVALVLAFTGLVATAAWTIGSNLDGLL, from the coding sequence GTGGCCCAAGCTCATCCGCCCGGCCGGGCCGGTCCGCGTCGTCCGCGGGCCGAGGCGGGGACGGCGGACCCGTTGGACAACGCGTTGCTGGACGGCCGCTATCTGATCCAGGCGAAGATCGCCAGCGGCGGCACCTCGACCGTGTACCGCGGTCTCGACACCCGGCTCGACCGTCCGGTCGCCGTGAAGGTGATGGACTCTCGCTACGCCGGCGACGAACAGTTCCTCACCCGCTTCCAGCGCGAGGCCCGCACCGTCGCGCGGCTGAAGGATCCGGGTCTGGTCGCGGTCTACGACCAGGGCGCCGACGCGCGGCACCCGTTTTTGGTGATGGAGCTGATCGAGGGCGGCACCCTGCGCGAGCTGCTGGGCGAGCGCGGCCCCATGCCCCCCTACGCCGTGGCGGCGGTGCTGCGTCCGGTGCTCGGCGGGTTGGCCGCGGCGCACCGGGCCGGACTGGTGCACCGCGACGTCAAACCGGAGAACGTGTTGATCTCCGACGACGGCGAGGTGAAGATCGCCGACTTCGGGTTGGTCCGCGCCGTCGCGGCAGCCGGAATCACTTCTACCAGTGTGATTTTGGGCACCGCGGCGTATCTGTCGCCCGAGCAGGTGCGCGACGGCGACGCCAGCCCGCGCAGCGACGTCTACTCCGCGGGCATCCTCGCCTATGAGCTGTTGACCGGGCACACCCCTTTCACCGGCGACTCGGCGTTGTCGATCGCCTACCAGCGGCTGGACACCGACGTGCCGCCGCCGAGCGCGTCCATCGACGGCGTGCCCGTGCAGTTCGACCAGTTCGTGGAGCGGGCGACCGCCCGCGACCCGGCCGAGCGGTACGCCGACGCGTCCGAGATGGGCGCCGATCTCGACGCGATCGCGGACGAGCTTGCGCTGCCGGACTTTCGGGTGCCGGCGCCGCGCAACTCCGCGCAGCACCGCTCGGCCGCGCTGCACCACAGCCGGACCGACGCGCACCCGGGCGCCCCGCAGCAGCCCGCCCCGGTGCGCCGGCCCACGCGCCAACTCACCCGGGGTCCCGAGGATTGGCCGGAGCCGCCTCCGGCGCAAACCGACGCCGAGGTCGACGAGGTCGACGACGAGGACTACGAATACGAGCCCGTCACAGGCGAATTCGCGGGCATCCCGATCAGCGAATTCGTGTGGACGCGCCAGCACAACCGGCGCATGGTGCTGGTGTGGGTGGCGCTGGTGCTGGCGTTCACCGGGCTGGTCGCGACCGCGGCCTGGACCATCGGCAGCAACCTCGACGGGCTGTTGTAG
- a CDS encoding Rv2175c family DNA-binding protein, whose product MSSIPAGDDVLDPDEPIYDLPRVAELLGVPVTKVHQQLREGHLVAVRRGEGVVVPQVFFTQSGEVVKSLPGLLTILHDGGYHDTEIVRWLFTRDPSLTVTRDGSRDALSNARPVDALHAHQAREVVRRAQAMAY is encoded by the coding sequence ATGAGCAGTATTCCTGCCGGCGACGATGTGCTCGATCCCGACGAGCCGATCTACGACCTGCCGCGGGTCGCCGAATTGCTCGGAGTCCCGGTTACCAAGGTGCACCAACAACTCCGGGAGGGCCATCTGGTCGCGGTCCGGCGCGGCGAGGGCGTGGTGGTGCCGCAGGTGTTCTTCACCCAGTCCGGTGAGGTGGTCAAGAGCCTGCCGGGATTGTTGACGATCCTGCACGACGGCGGCTACCACGACACCGAGATCGTGCGCTGGTTGTTCACCCGGGACCCGTCGCTGACGGTGACCCGCGACGGCAGCCGCGACGCCCTCAGCAATGCCCGCCCCGTCGATGCGCTGCACGCCCACCAAGCCCGGGAAGTCGTGCGCCGGGCGCAGGCGATGGCCTACTGA
- a CDS encoding alpha-(1->6)-mannopyranosyltransferase A produces the protein MTTPTDTPADDSPAAKPARGERFSQLKAFVASDDSRPAKLGLLGSVLITMGGLGAGSTRQHDPLLESIHMSWLRFGHGLVLSSIVLWTGVGLMLIAWLGLGRRVLAGEATEFVMKATTGFWLAPLLVSVPVFSRDTYSYLAQGALLRDGLDPYAVGPVANPNTLLDNVSPIWSITTAPYGPAFILVAKLITVLVGNNVVAGTMLLRLCMLPGLALLIWATPRVARHLGGDPPTALWICVLNPLVLIHLMGGVHNEMLMVGLMAAGVALTFGGRHVAGTALITVAIAVKATAGIALPFLVWVWARDLRNRRGYGSARALLAATAASLLVFAVVFAVLSAVAGVGLGWLTALAGSVKIINWLTVPTAAANLIHAIGSGLFPVSFYPLLRVTRLVGIAIIAVSLPLLWWRFRRDDRAALTGIAYSMLIVVLFVPAALPWYYSWPLAIVAPLAQSRRAVAVIGGVSTWVMVIFKPDGSHGMYSWLHFSLATAVALIAWYSVYRTPRPSVEQAEATAG, from the coding sequence ATGACGACACCGACCGACACCCCGGCCGACGACTCACCGGCAGCGAAACCCGCTCGCGGCGAACGGTTTTCGCAACTGAAGGCATTCGTCGCTTCCGACGACTCCCGGCCCGCGAAACTCGGCCTGCTGGGATCGGTGCTGATCACCATGGGCGGGTTGGGTGCGGGCAGCACCCGCCAGCACGACCCGCTGCTGGAGTCGATTCACATGTCCTGGCTGCGTTTTGGTCACGGCCTGGTGCTGTCGTCGATCGTGTTGTGGACGGGCGTGGGCCTCATGCTGATCGCGTGGCTGGGCCTGGGCCGCCGGGTGCTGGCCGGCGAAGCGACCGAGTTCGTCATGAAGGCCACCACCGGCTTCTGGCTGGCGCCGCTGCTGGTGTCGGTGCCCGTCTTCAGCCGGGACACCTATTCGTATCTGGCGCAGGGCGCGCTGCTGCGCGACGGCCTGGATCCCTACGCCGTCGGCCCGGTCGCCAATCCAAACACCTTGTTGGACAACGTCAGTCCCATCTGGTCGATCACGACCGCCCCCTACGGTCCGGCGTTCATTCTGGTGGCGAAGCTCATCACCGTCCTCGTCGGCAACAACGTGGTGGCGGGCACGATGTTGCTGCGGCTGTGCATGCTGCCCGGTTTGGCGCTGCTGATCTGGGCGACGCCCCGGGTGGCGCGTCACCTGGGCGGCGATCCCCCGACCGCGCTGTGGATCTGCGTCCTCAACCCGTTGGTGCTCATCCATCTGATGGGCGGGGTGCACAACGAGATGCTGATGGTCGGCCTGATGGCCGCCGGCGTCGCGCTGACGTTCGGCGGCCGTCACGTCGCGGGCACCGCGCTGATCACGGTCGCGATCGCGGTCAAGGCCACCGCCGGCATCGCGCTGCCCTTCCTGGTGTGGGTGTGGGCGCGGGATCTGCGCAACCGGCGGGGATATGGGTCCGCGCGAGCGCTTCTCGCGGCCACGGCGGCGTCGCTGCTGGTTTTCGCGGTGGTGTTCGCGGTCCTGTCCGCGGTGGCCGGCGTGGGGCTGGGATGGCTGACCGCGCTGGCCGGTTCGGTGAAGATCATCAACTGGCTGACCGTGCCGACCGCGGCGGCCAACCTGATCCATGCGATCGGCAGCGGGTTGTTTCCGGTGAGCTTCTATCCGCTCCTTCGGGTCACCCGGCTGGTCGGCATCGCGATCATTGCGGTGTCGCTGCCGCTGTTGTGGTGGCGGTTCCGCCGCGACGACCGGGCCGCGCTGACCGGCATCGCGTACTCGATGCTGATTGTGGTGCTGTTCGTCCCGGCCGCGTTGCCGTGGTACTACTCGTGGCCGTTGGCGATCGTGGCTCCCCTGGCCCAGTCACGACGGGCGGTGGCGGTGATCGGCGGCGTGTCGACCTGGGTGATGGTGATCTTCAAACCCGATGGCTCGCATGGCATGTACTCGTGGCTGCACTTCTCGTTGGCCACCGCCGTCGCTCTGATCGCCTGGTACAGCGTGTACCGCACGCCCCGGCCCTCTGTCGAGCAGGCCGAAGCCACCGCCGGGTAA